The following is a genomic window from bacterium.
ATCCGGCCGCCACGGACGGATCCAAAGCCCATCCCCAGGGTGCTCGCACAAAGTGTGTAAAGGCGCATCACTGGGCGTAGAGCCGCTCACGGATGGCCTGCACCTCGTAACGCAGCCGCTCGTCTTCCTTCAGCTCGTTGGCGATCTTCTCGATGGAATGCAGCGCGGTCGTGTGATCCCGGCCGCCGAAGGCCTTGCCGATCGCCGGCAGCGATGACGGCGTCTCTTCGCGCACCAGGAACATCGCCACCTGCCGGGGAAAGACGATGTGCTTGTCGCGGCGCTTGCTCTTCATGTCCTCGAGGGTGACGTTGTAGTAATCGGCCACCAGAGCCTGGATGCGTTCGACGTTGATCGGCTTGCGGGTGCCGGCGGGGATGATGTCGGCGAGAAGTCGCGCCGCTTCCTCTTCGTCCAGCTGCCTCTGGTGGACGGCGGCGAAGGCTTGCACCCGGGTGAGCGCGCCCTCCAGCTCGCGGATGTTCCGCTGGACTTTGTGGGCGATGAAGCTGAGCACCTCCTCGGGGACGAGGCTGCTGTTGCCGCCGAGCTTGGTGTGCAGGATGGCCAGCCGGGTCTCGAAGTCCGGTGACTGGATGTCGGCGATGAGACCCCACTCGAACCGCGACCGCAGCCGGTCCTCGAGAGTGGGGATCTCTTTCGGCGGCCGGTCGGAGGAGATGACGATCTGCTTGTTGATCTCATGCAGCGCGTTGAAGGTGTGAAAGAACTCTTCCTTGGTGCGGTCCTTGCCGGCGAGGAACTGCACGTCGTCGATGAGCAGCACGTCGACGGTGCGGTACTTGTGCCGGAACTCACCCATGCGGGCGGTGGCGATGGAGGTGATGACCTCGTTCGTGAACTGCTCCGAAGTGAGGTAGACCACGCGCTTGCGGGGGAACCGGTCGTGCACCTCGTGGCCGATGGCGTGCATGAGATGTGTCTTGCCGAGACCCACGCCGCCATAGAGGAAGAGCGGGTTGTAACTGTCTCCCGGCGCCTCGGCGACCGCCTTGGCCGCGGCGTGGGCGAATTGCGAGTTGTGACCGACGACGAACGAGGAGAACCTGAACCGCGCGTTGAGCTCGGACGGCGTGATGAGCTCTTCGCCGGACGCGGCTTCCACCCCGTTGTCGTGCCCGTTCCCGTGTCCGTTCTCCGCCCCCTGGGCCTCGAAGTCGACCGCCACCAACAGGGGCCGGTGCCCGCTCGGCGAGATGACGAAATCGATGTTCACCTCGGAGCCCGTCACGGCCTGCAGCGTTTCCTGGATGAGGCCGGAGAATCGGTCCTCCAGCCAGTCTTTCGCGAGCTTGCTCGGCACTCCGATGCGGAAGGTGCCGCCGTCGGCAGACACCACAGACGTGTTTTTCAGCCACATGTCGTAGGTGCGCTTGGCGAGCTGGAAGCGCAGCTCCTCCTGGACCTGTGACCAGATCTGGTCCTGGTTCAACTCACCACCCCACGCGGTTGGCGGCCGTCCGCCCGGCGCCCGACCGGGCGGTGGGAGCGGTCGATGACGCCGGCCGTGCCTGGGGAAAGCGGGGGCGGCCGCTCTGCAAATGCTGTGGACAACCTGGGACCAAATCCTCTCCTGCCTTTTCCTGCCCCCGCACCCACGAGGCGACTCATGAATCGCGCCGCCGGCGACCGCAGGTTCAACCGAAGCTCCTTGACCATGAGCTCCGCCTCCGTGGTGCCTGTGGAAAAGAGCGGACCGGATTTCCACAGGTTGGCGGTGCCTGCCTGTCCGAAATCCCCTATCCGGTCAATCCCGAAATATGGAAGCGGTGTTGTACGTCTAGCTTACTGTGACTTGAAGAGATAAATCAGACCAGCGTGGTAAATCTGTACTGGATTGTTGGCCATGCCCCTGCCCCGTGTGCTTCCGGGCGGGGAGTGTACCAAACAGCCAACGTCGCTGCAAGGCTCCGACCGACCCGATGAAGTTACAAAAGCGCTATCAGCATCCGGCAGGCTGGTGTCCGGTACACTACCGCGGTTCTCATACGCTGCAGCCACGCGCGCGCGGGCCTGCGGTCATTTGCAAGGGAGATCCCTCCGATCAAGCGAACCTTCCAACCCAAGAAACGGTACCGCCGCCGCGTGCACGGCTTCCTGCTCCGCATGAGCGCAAGAGGCGGTGCTCGAGTCGTGCGCAACCGCCGTCGCAAGGGCCGCCAGCGGCTGACGAGCTAAGCCCGCACGCCGGTGAAGAGGCGCTTGCGGCTCCGCCGGCATCGCGATTTCCAGGCGACGCTCAGCGGCAGGCGGTTCTACAGCGGACGGGCCCTCGTGGCGTTTGCCGTCCCCAGCCAGGGCGCGGAGAGCCGGGTCGGGGTGACGGTCAGCCGCAGGCTGAAGAGCTCTGTCGAGCGGAACCGAGCCCGGCGCCGGCTGCGGGAGCTGGCGCGCATCAAGCTGCTCGGTGCTGATTCGCCGCTGCGCGACGTGGGAATACGATATGACGTGGTCCTGATCGCCCGCCCGGCGGCGCTGGAAGTTTCGTTCGCCGACCTGAGAGCGGAGGCTGATCAAGCAGTGCTCAGGCTCTCCCGGCTTGACCCATGACGAAGCTCCTGCTCGTTCTGATCCGCGGCTACCAGAAGTCGTTTTCCAAGATCCTCCCGCCGTCCTGCCGGTACTACCCCTCGTGCTCCCAGTACACGTACGAGGCGGTCGAGAGATACGGCTGGCTGAGGGGGGGATTCATGGGGGCGGCGCGGATCGCCCGGTGCCACCCGTTCGCCAAGGGCGGCTACGATCCTGTTCCCTGATCCACGTACTGCCGGCCGCCGATCACAGGAGTGCCTGACATTTTTCTGAGCGCCATCGTCCTTCTGAGCTCGGTCCTGGACGTGTTCAAGCCCATCAAGGACCTGTGGGATGCCGTGTTCGTGCAGAGCCTGGGCGGAGTGCTCGAGTACCTGTACGTCCACCTGCAGGCCGTGCCCCTGATCGAGACGATCGGTGCCTACGGCGTGGCGGTCGTGATCCTGACGGTCATCATCCGGCTGCTGCTGGCCCCGCTTCAGCAGTTCCAGCTGGTCACCCAGCGGAAGACGATGGTCGAGCAGCGCAAGCTCGCGCCCCAGGTCGCCGACCTGAGAAAGAAGTTCAAGAAAGACCCGCAGAAGCTGAACGCGGAGATGATGAAGCTGTACCAGGAGCACGGGGTCAACCCGCTGGGTGGATTGGTCGGCTGCCTTCCGCTCGTCGTCCAGCTGCCGATCCTGACCGCGCTCTACTACGTCTTCACCAACTTCGCCCGGGCGGCCCACCATCCCGCGCCGTTCCTCTTCATCCCCAACCTCAACGACAACCCCAACCACCACCTGCTGCTGGCCGGGCTGCCGATACCCGCCATCGCCTATCTGGTCTTCCCTCTCCTGGCGGCCGTGACCACGCTGGTGCAGTCGAGGATGCTGCAGATGCCGCCGCCGCCCAACCCGACGGACCAGGAGCTTCAGACGCAGCAGATGCAGCGGACGATGGTGTGGCTTTCGCCGCTGATGATCGGCTACTTCGCCCTCAACGTCCCCGCCGGCCTGGGCCTCTACTGGTTTATCGGCAACTGCGTCAGTATCATTCAGCAGGGCTTCGTGGTCGGGTGGGGAAACCTGTTGCCGGCGCGCCTCAGGCCGGCGCCGGCGGGCGCTGACCTCGGGCCGGGAGCCGGACCGAAGAGGGCCGGCGAGGGGCCCAGGAGTGGACCCAGACATGGACCCAAGGATGAACCCAGAAACGGCTCCAAACCCAGGAGGCCAAAGAGGTGAGGTTGCTATGAAGTCCGCTGAAGGCCGCGGCCGCACGCTCGACGAAGCCGTTGACGCCGCGCTGATCGAGCTTGGTGAGAGCCGCCGGAACGTCGATGTCAAGGTGCTCAGCGAGGGCGCCGACGAGACCGTGGTCGAAGTCAGCGTCATCGATCAAAGCGCCGGTGCGAGCGCCGGTGCCGCTCCCGTCAACGGCAAGGCGGACGCGGCGCGGGCCCTGGTCGAGGGCCTGCTGAAGCACATGGGCGTCCACGCGCAGGTGACCGTGCGGCCGGGCGCCGACCCGATCACACTCGACATCAGCGGTCGCGACCTCGGCACCTTGATCGGTTGGCGTGGCGAGACGCTGCGCGCGCTGCAATCGGTCACCAACGTGATGGTCGGCAGGCACCTGGCCGAAGGCGAGCGGATCATCGTCGATGTCGAGCGTTACCGGCAGCGCCGCGAGCACACGGTGCGCGAGATCGCCCTGCGTGCGGCCCGCCAGGTCAAGATGACCGGCGACGCGATCACGCTCGACGCCATGCAGCCGTTCGAACGGCGGGCCATCCACCTGGCGCTCGAAGGCGATCCGGACGTCACCAGCGGGAGCATCGGCGACGAGCCCGAAAGGCGGGTGGTCGTCGGACCTCGCAAGCCGGCGGCCGGCTAGGTACGAGCGGGTAGGGGCGGTTGCGGTGCCGAGCCGGGTCGCGGCTCAGCGGATCCGGAAGGCGATCGCGCTGATCAACTCGGTCGCCGACGGCGCCGGCGACGAGGAGATAACACCCACCGAGATCGCCGAGGCGATTCGCGATTGCCTGGAGCTGGGTGAGGTCGACCAGGTGGCCAACGTCCGCCGATACCTGGGCGAGGCGCTCGATGCGGTGTCCGACGGCATGCCGGCCGACTTTGTCGCGATGACCCTTTACGCCGCCCTCGGGGCGCTGCAGGAGGGGGGCTCGGCGGCATAGTCGAGCCCGGCGGCTCGGTTCCCTGGCGGTCCTATACTGGCGCTCCCATGGCCTCTTCTCATCGCGTCCACGTGCTTCAGGGAGGCGCCAGGCTCATCACCGCCACCATGCCGGAGAGGCTTTCCGCCAGCGTCGTCCTCATGTTCGGCGGTGGTTCCAGGCTGGAGGACGAGCGACTTGCCGGCGTCTCGCACTTCATCGAACACCTGTACTTCAAGGGCACGCGCCGGCGGCCGACCTCCAAGGAGATCGCCGATGCGATCGAGGGCATCGGGGGGTTCATCAACGCGTCCACGGACAAGGAGTTGACCGCGTACTGGACGCGCGTTCCGTCCGAGCACATGGATCTCGGGCTCGATGTGCTGTTCGACATCGTTTCGAACTCCAAGCTCGAGGAGGCGGACGTGGAACGCGAGCGGATGGTGATCCTGGAGGAGCTGAAGATGTACCAGGACCAGCCGCAGGATTACGTCCAGAACCTGTTCGAGGAGCTCGTCTGGCCGGGGCACCCACTGGGCCGCGACATCGCGGGCACGGTGGAATCGGTCAGCCGTCTCACTCGGGACGACATCCTGGAGTACGCGGACGCGCACTACCGGCTGCCGAACCTGGTGATCGGCGCGGCGGGCGCGCTGGATGAGGTCGAGACGCTCTCGGTCGTCCGGCCCCGGCTCACGCTTGCGCCCCATGCGGACGGCATGCTGCCCGCGCTCGCACCGGGGTCGCTGGACGGCGCCCACGTCCTCGTCCGCCGCAAGCGGACCGAGCAGGCACACATCTGCCTTGGCGTCCGCGCCTTCAGCTACCTGCACCCTGACCGCTACGCGCTGGATTTGCTCAACACGATTCTCGGCGAGGGGATGAGCTCCCGGCTGTTCTTGAACATTCGCGAGCGTCTCGGCCTCGCGTATGACGTGCACAGCTTCACGCAGAAGCACCGTGACACGGGCTACCTGGGCGTGTATCTCGGAGTGGATCCGAAGAAGGCGGCGGAGGCGGTGAACGCGGTGATCGCGGAGCTCGCCGGCTGCTGCGATCGCGAGGCGACGCTCGAGGAGCTCGAGCGGGCGAAGGAATTCACCAAAGGCCGGCTGCGCCTCGAGCTCGAGACCACCAACGGGGTCGCGTTCTGGCTCACCTACCAGGAGCTTTTGATCAACGAGATTCGAACGGTCGAGGAGGAGCTGGCGCTGGTCGACGCCGTGACGGCGGAGGACGTCAAGCGCGTCGCCAACGAGGTCCTGCGCTCACCGGTGCAGATGGCGGTGATCGGACCGTTCGTCCGCGACGTGGACTTCAGGACGGCGATCGGAGCCTGACCCGGCGGCTCGGCGACTCTAGCCCGCGAAGGTGGTCGCGCTCTCGAGCGTTGGCATCTGGGGGTAGATGTCACCGAAATGAGACAGGGGCCAGATGCGGAACCACGCGCGGCCGTCGATGCGGTCGCGGTCGATGGGCCCGAACACGCGGGAGTCCTGGGAGCGGTTGCGGTTGTCGCCCATGACGAAGTACTCATTGGGCGGGATCACCTTGCCGTCGGTGCCGTCCTGGGGCCAGTTGTTGAACACCGTCCACGCTTCGGGCAGGTAAGGCTCATCGAGACGGCGGCCGTTGATGTACACGGTGCCGTCCCGGATCAGCAATCGCTCGCCGGGTAGGGCGATGACCCGCTTGATGAAGTCCTTGGAGTTGTCGGTCGGCGGGCGCAGGATGATGATGTCGCCGCGCTGTGGCGCGTGCAGCCGGTAATCGACCTTGTTGGCGATGAGGTAATCGTTGTCGTCCAACGTCGCGAACATCGACAGCCCTTCGACATGCACCGTCTGCACGGCGAAGCTGATGCCGAAATAAAGGATGACCGCGAGCACGACGACTTCCGCGAGCTCGCGCAGGAGCGAGCCGCCAGTCGAAGCTTCGGTGGTGGCGGCTCCGGCCGCGCGCGGTTGTGGGGCGGCCATGAAATTTAAGAGACGAGCTTAGCGCAGACCCGTTCCAGCTCCTCGCGACTGGAGTATCGGAGCTCGACCTTGCCGCGGTTGGGGCTTCCGACCAGCTTGATCGGGAGGCCGAGCCTGGACTCGACGTCCGCGGCCATGGCGCGCAGCTCCGCCGTCGAGTCGGTGCGGGGTTTTTGGCGGGGGCGATAGGTCCTCACCCAGTTCTCGGTCTGGCGAACGGAGAGCCTGCGGGCGACGACCACCTTGAGGCCGTGCTCCTGCGCGTCCTGGCCCTCGAGGGCGATGAGCGCTCGAGCATGGCCGGCGCTGACCACGCCCGCCGCGACCGCTGATTGAACCGCGGCGCAGCCGCCGAGCAGCCGGAGTGACTGCGTGACCGAGACCCGGTGCCTGCCGATCTTCTGGGCAACGTCCTCGTGCGTGAGGCCGAACTCCTCGGTCAAACGGAGCAGGCCGCGGGCCTCTTCGATGGGATCCAGGTCTGCCCGCTGGAGGTTTTCGATGAGGCCGAGCACCAGCTGCGCGTCGTTGCCGGCGTCGGAGCGCACGACCGCGGGGACGGCGAGGAGCCCGGCGAGACGCGCCGCTCGCCAGCGGCGCTCACCGGCGATGAGCTCGTAGCCATCGGTGAGCCGGCGGACGAGCAGAGGCTGCAGCACGCCGTGCAGGCGGATCGATTCGGCCAGCTCGCTCAGCGGTTCGGCGTCGAAGCGCGTGCGCACCTGTTGCTGTGAGGGCCGGATCTGGTCGACCGCGATCATCTGCGGCACCAGGGCCTCGCCTTCGCGGGACATCGGGATGAGGGCGTCGAGTCCGCGGCCGAGGCCGCGCAAGCGTGGTTGGGTCATCGTTCCAAAAGCTCCTTCGCGAGGGCGCGATATGCGGCGGTGCCTCGACACGTGGGGTCGTATTCGATCACCGATTTGCCGTGGCTCGGCGCCTCGCTGATCCGGACGTTGCGCGGGATGAGGGTCTCGAGGACGTGGTGGGGGTGCGAGCGGCGAACCGATTCGAGGACATCCCAGGCCAGTGTCGTTCGCGCGTCAAATTGCGTCATGAGGATGCCGGCTATCGCCAGCTTGGGGTTGAGGTGTGAACGGACGAGCTGGTGCGTGTACATGAGGTGGCGGAGGCCTTCGAGCGCGAAGTACTCGCACTGGGTGGGGATGAGCATGCTGGTGGCGGCGGCGAGTGCGTTGAGGGTCAGCAGCCCGAGACTGGGGGGACAGTCGATGATCACGCAACTGATGCTCTCGGGCAGCGAGGACAGGGCCGTGCGGAGAAGAGTCTCGCGCCCGGGAAGGCCGGCCAGCTCGATCTCCCCACCGGCCAGGTCGATGTGTGACGCCACCAGCTGCATCCCGGCGATGCCGGTCGGCAGGGCCACCTTTTCGAGCGTCGCCTCGCCGGTGAGCAGGTGGTAGACGTTGAGGCGCGCGCGGGTGGGGTCCAGGCCCAGGCCGGAGGTGGAGTTGGCCTGGGGATCCAGGTCCACCAGCAGGATCGGGTGACCGAGCTCGGCGAGCGCCGCGCCCAGGTTGATGGCGGTCGTGGTCTTGCCGACGCCGCCTTTCTGATTGACCACCGCGACGATCGGACGGGCGATGGCAGCCAACATCTTGGGGTAGGCCTGCTCGGCTGATCCTATATCTGGTGCCATTCTGGGGATTCTAGCTCAGGGCTTCGGGGTTGCCTAGCCAGGTGGTTAAGGGTTGGCGGGCATGGCGGCGCGCCGGCGAGCCGACCAGATCGCGTACGCGGCGACGGCGACCAGGGCGAGCTCGACCGCGGCGGCGAGACCGATCAGCGAGTCGGCGATGCCGAGGCCGACCACCAGGTTGTAGGTGATATGGCAGACGCACGACGTGGTCGTGTTGGTGGACTTCCGGATCGCGCCCAGGCCGAGGGCGATGACGAATACGGACAGCGTATCGAGCGACAGGCCGTACTGGGTGTGGATCGACGTGAAAAGCACAGCCGTGGCGAGCAGGCCGAGGCGCGGCTGAAGCGCTCCCCGGAACAGGATCTCCTCACACAGCCCTGGCGCGATCGCCAGCGCGGCGATGCCGACCGGAGTGCCCAGGCCTCCAAACAGGTGCTGTGTGGTGACGTCCACCTGACGGGCCACCGCGGGCGTCCAGGCGTGGCTGAGGCCGCTCATTCCCTGGGCGAAGGCGAAAAAGGCGCCGGCGGCGGCCAGCGCGAGCGCCAGCTGCCACCATCGGGGGGCGACCAGCCCGAGCCGGGTGGCGGCCTGGAGGGAGTTACGCCGGATGTAGATGCCGACGCCGGCGGCGGCGAGGATCAGAAAGGGCGTTTCCTGGGAGATCAGGTCGGCCAGCGTGAGCGGCGGTATGGACCGATCCGAGGCGAGTACGTCCGTGAAGGCGATGGACGTCAACTGGGTGCCGAAGAGGATCACGGCGAGGACGAGGGCAAGGGCGTGGACCGGGCTGTCCGGGTCGATCGGCAGGATGCGGGCGACGCGCTCGCGGACTGGTTTGGAGGCCAGCGCCGCGGCGGCGACGGCGGTGACCATGATCCCCAGGTCCACGGCAAGCGGGCTGCGGCCGCCGGGGGCTCCGGCGCCGGCGAGATCGAGGGCGCCGAAGAGAAACGTCACCCCAGCGCTCAGGCCGGCGAGGATTCCGGTGGCGTGAAAGGCCCATCGCCTGCCCACGGCGGCGTTGGCCGTGATGACCAGGGGCAGCGGCGTCAGGACCACCAGCGCGCTGGCGGCGTCCAGGAAAAGCTGGTCGATCAGGCCTTCGAGCCCTGCTCGGGGAGGGGCCGCCGCCGGGAAGGGCCGCCGTCAGCTCCTCCCGCACCGATGTCGAGGAGCGGCCGGATCAGCTCGATCGGGAACGGCAAGATGACCGTGGTGTTCTTCTCGGAGCCGATCTCCACCAGGGTCTGAAGGAAGCGCAGCTGCAGAGCCCCCTGCTGGGACGAGATCACCTGGGCGGCGTTGGCGAGGGTCTGCGAGGCCTGGAACTCGCCGTCGGCGTTGATGATCTTGGCCCGCTTCTCGCGCTCCGCCTCGGCTTGCTTGGCCATGGCTCGCTGCATGGTGCTGGGCAGCTCGACATCCTTGATCTCGACCACGGCGACCTTGATGCCCCAGGGCTCGGTCTGCTCGTCGATGATCTTCTGCAGGTTCTGGTTGATCTTCTCCCGGTTGGCCAGGAGCTCATCGAGGGTCGCCTGTCCCAGGGCCGCACGCAAGGTGGTCTGGGCGATCTGGGAGGTGGCGTTGATGTAGTTGAGAACCTGGGTGACGGCCTTGCGCGCATCGATGACCTGGAAGTAGATGACGGCGTTGACCTTGGCGGTCACGTTGTCGTTGGTGATCACCTCCTGCGGCGGCACCTCGAGCGTGATCACCCGCAGGTCGATCTTCACCAGCCGGTCGACCCCGAACGGGATGATGAAGAACAGGCCGGGACCCTTGAGCGCGATGAGGCGGCCCAGGCGGAAGACGACGCCTCGTTCGTATTCGTTGGCGATGCGAAGGCTGGAGAAAACCACGATCACCGCCAGCGCGACGATCACGGCGACGACGGTCAGAGTGCCGACATCCACTACTTCTTCTCCTTGGTCTCCGGCGGCTCGCCGGCGACGACCTCCAATTCCAGGCCTTGACGACCGACGACGCGAACCGCCGTCCCCACCGGGATGGGACCCCCTGGGGCGACTGCCTTCCACAGCGCGCCCTGGATAAAGACTAGCCCCTCTGGCGCCAGCGCCTCGCGGGCCTCGCCGGTCGCGCCGACCAGCGCCTCAGCGCCCATGAACGCGGGCCGCAGGCGCGCCGCCCAGACCTTGCGGATGAACACGACGAAGAAGCCCAGCGTCACGGCCGCGGAGCCGGCGGCGGCGATCGGATTCACGCCGAGGCCGACCGGCCCGGTGTTGACCAGGAACGCCATGCCGAGAACGAGCGCGACGACACCTCCGACGCTGAGGATGCCGTGAGTGTTGGCCTTGAGGTCGGCGATGAACAGCAGGAGCGCCAACAGCATCATCAGCGCCCCGGCGATGTTCACCGGCAGGTTGACAAGCGACACGATGGCCAGGATGGCCGCGATGCCGCCGACGACTCCGGGCAGAATCGCGCCTGGGGTCGAGAGCTCGGTGATGATGCCGTATCCGGCGACGAGGATGAGAAGCGCGGCGATCGTGGGGTCGATGAGCGCGCTGAGGAACACCTGCCAGAACCCCATCGGCAGGTCGTAGAACTGGGCGCCCGCCGTGTGCAGGACCAGAGCGCCGCTCGGCCTGGGCACCGAGCGACCGTCGATCGCGGCCATGAGCGAGCCGGGGTCGGTCGCCTCCAGGTCGGCGACGTGCAGCTTGACCGCCTCTTCGGCGTTGATGTTGACGCTGTTCCGCACGGCCTGCTCTGCCCAGTCGGCATTGCGGCCGTGCAGGGTGGCGAGGTTGCGGACCCGGGTCACGGCATCGTTGAGCACCTTCTTGCCGAGATCTCCGGTTAGGTCGGCGCCGGTGGCCTGGATGGGATGGGCGGAGCCGATGTTGGTGCCGGGCGCCATCGCCAGGACGTCGGCGGCCTGAGCGACGAACAGCCCCGCGCTGGCTGCGCGAGCGCCGCTTGGATACACGTAGACGATCACCGGCACGCTCGAGTTCAGCAGGCTGGTGACGATTTCATCCATCGAGGTGGAGACGCCGCCCGGGGTGTTGAGCACGACCAGGAGGGCATCGGCTCGATCGGCTTCGGCCCGGCTGACCGCATTCGCCATGTAGGCGGCGGTGATGGTGTTGATGTCGCCGCTGAGGTCGGCCTGGTCGACATGCGGGGACCTCGCGGACGCGCTGAGCGGCAGGAGGGCGGCCAGGGCGAAACTGACAGCCCCAACTCGCAGCGCACCAACTCGGCGCATGTTTCGAGTATGGCAAGGCTGAGCTCGGGCTGCCGATGTAAAACGTGGAACATTCGGCGACCCGGTCCGGAGCCGGGGGGGGCGCCACGAGAGGGTCGTAAAATCCAGCGGATGGGGGCGCAGTCTCGGCGTGAGGAGCATGGCGGCTCGACCGGCCGGGACCATGTTCACGACGACGATGACGCGCTGCGGGAGCTGGTCCGGCAAGCCGCGATCGCTCGGCCCCTGCAACCAGGGGAACAAGACAAGCTGCTGGAGCTCTCGGCGCTGGGCGACCGGTCGAGCCAGGACCGGGTGGTCTCGGCCAACCTGAAGCTGGTCATCCGCCTGGCCGCCGGCCGCGGCGGACACGGACTGTCGGTTCCCGACCTGGTCCAGGAGGGTTCGATCGGCCTCGTCGAGGCCGTCCGGTCATTCGCGGGCAGTGGAGAGGGTGATTTCGGCCGCTTCGCCGAGCAGAGGATCGGCGCCCACTTGGATGCCGCCATCGCGGCCGAGGCGGCCGCCGTGCGTGATGCGCAGCTGCTGGTCGCCGCCGCCACCGACTACGAGCGCACCGAGCTGCTGCTGCGCCGCGAGCTTCACCGCCTGGCCACCGAGAACGAGCTCGCCGAGAAGCTCGAATGGACGGTGGAGCGCACCCGCTACGTCGCCCAGGTCGTGGCCGACGCCCGCCGGAGGCACGACGAAGAGCTGCTCGCCTTCATCGACCCAGAGGTCATCGACCTCGATCATGACGACGATGACGGCGAGCGGGTTGAATTTGACAGCTAGCGCGATCAACCGAACCGCCCTTTACGACCGCCACGTCGCGCTCGGCGGTCGCCTGGTGGATTTTGGCGGCTGGGAGATGCCACAGCAGTACAGCTCGATTCGCGACGAGCACCTCGCCGTCCGCAAGGTCGCGGGTCTGTTCGACGTCTCGCACATGGGCCGTCTCCTGGTCGAGGGCGCCGCGGCCGAGGCCTACCTGCAGGGCCTTCTCACCAACGACCTGGGCACGCTGGCGCCCGGGCATGCGCTCTACACCCTGCTCTGCCGGCCCGATGGCGGCGTCATCGACGACCTGGTCGTCTATCGCGAGACGAAGCACCGATTCCTGGTCGTCGTCAATGCCTCCAACCGCGCGAAGGACACGGCCTGGATGTGCGACCACCTGCCGCCTGGAGTGTCGCTTGAGGACCGGACGCGGGAGATCAGCCTGATCGCTCTTCAGGGCCCTGCCGCGCAGGCGCTGCTGCCGGGGGGCAGCTCCGACACCGCCGACATTCCGTACTTTGGCTTTCGTCCCGGTGAGGTGGCCGGGGTCAGCGCCCTGATCTCCCGCACGGGCTACACCGGAGAGGACGGTTTCGAGCTCTTCATCGACTCGAGCCAGGTCGGGAAAGTCTGGGATGCGATCCTGGAAGCCGGCGGCGCAGCCGGCGTCCTGCCCGCCGGACTCGGCGCTCGTGATGCCACCCGTCTGGAGGCCGCGCTCCGCCTTTACGGCAACGACATGGACGAAACCGTCAACCCTTACGAGGCCGGCCTGGGCTGGACGGTCAAGCTCGGCAAGGGCGATTTCATCGGTCGCGACGCCCTGGTCCAAGTTCGCGAGCAGGGTCCGCGAAGGACGCTGATCGGGCTCAGGACCGAGCCGGGCAGCATCCCTCGGCATGGCGCCGCGTTGATCGCTCAAGGCCGCCGCGCCGGCCTGGTCACCAGCGGCACCCACTCGTTCTTCCTCGGCCATCCCATCGCGCTGGCGATGGTGGAAGCCCCATCATTTCGTGTCGGAGACAAGGTCGCGGTCGAGGTGCGAGGCCGCGAAGCTCCAGCCGAGGTGGTCAAGCTGCCTTTCTATCGGGGTTCGGCCCGATCAGCGGTCGCCCCGGCCAAGCCTTGACCGGCATCGGCATCCAGCGAGTAGAAGGAGAATCGAATGGCTGACCGCCGCTATACCAAGTCGCATGAGTGGCTCACGGTCGACGGCAAGGAAGTCACGGTCGGCATCACCGACTTCGCCCAAGCCCAGCTCGGCGACGTCGTCTTCCTGGAGCTGCCCAGCCCGGGCCGGAAACTTGAAGAGCGCGAGAGCTTTGGGGTGGTGGAGTCGGTCAAGGCGGCGAGCGATCTTTACGCGCCCGTGGCGGGCCGGATCACGGCCGTCAACGACCAGCTCAGCGCCAATCCCGAGCTGCTCAACTCCGATCCATATGGCGAGGGCTGGATCCTCAAGCTCGAG
Proteins encoded in this region:
- a CDS encoding KH domain-containing protein; protein product: MDPRMNPETAPNPGGQRGEVAMKSAEGRGRTLDEAVDAALIELGESRRNVDVKVLSEGADETVVEVSVIDQSAGASAGAAPVNGKADAARALVEGLLKHMGVHAQVTVRPGADPITLDISGRDLGTLIGWRGETLRALQSVTNVMVGRHLAEGERIIVDVERYRQRREHTVREIALRAARQVKMTGDAITLDAMQPFERRAIHLALEGDPDVTSGSIGDEPERRVVVGPRKPAAG
- the rnpA gene encoding ribonuclease P protein component; this encodes MKRRLRLRRHRDFQATLSGRRFYSGRALVAFAVPSQGAESRVGVTVSRRLKSSVERNRARRRLRELARIKLLGADSPLRDVGIRYDVVLIARPAALEVSFADLRAEADQAVLRLSRLDP
- the yidD gene encoding membrane protein insertion efficiency factor YidD, which encodes MTKLLLVLIRGYQKSFSKILPPSCRYYPSCSQYTYEAVERYGWLRGGFMGAARIARCHPFAKGGYDPVP
- a CDS encoding 50S ribosomal protein L34; the encoded protein is MKRTFQPKKRYRRRVHGFLLRMSARGGARVVRNRRRKGRQRLTS
- the dnaA gene encoding chromosomal replication initiator protein DnaA; this translates as MNQDQIWSQVQEELRFQLAKRTYDMWLKNTSVVSADGGTFRIGVPSKLAKDWLEDRFSGLIQETLQAVTGSEVNIDFVISPSGHRPLLVAVDFEAQGAENGHGNGHDNGVEAASGEELITPSELNARFRFSSFVVGHNSQFAHAAAKAVAEAPGDSYNPLFLYGGVGLGKTHLMHAIGHEVHDRFPRKRVVYLTSEQFTNEVITSIATARMGEFRHKYRTVDVLLIDDVQFLAGKDRTKEEFFHTFNALHEINKQIVISSDRPPKEIPTLEDRLRSRFEWGLIADIQSPDFETRLAILHTKLGGNSSLVPEEVLSFIAHKVQRNIRELEGALTRVQAFAAVHQRQLDEEEAARLLADIIPAGTRKPINVERIQALVADYYNVTLEDMKSKRRDKHIVFPRQVAMFLVREETPSSLPAIGKAFGGRDHTTALHSIEKIANELKEDERLRYEVQAIRERLYAQ
- a CDS encoding YidC/Oxa1 family membrane protein insertase, producing MTGVPDIFLSAIVLLSSVLDVFKPIKDLWDAVFVQSLGGVLEYLYVHLQAVPLIETIGAYGVAVVILTVIIRLLLAPLQQFQLVTQRKTMVEQRKLAPQVADLRKKFKKDPQKLNAEMMKLYQEHGVNPLGGLVGCLPLVVQLPILTALYYVFTNFARAAHHPAPFLFIPNLNDNPNHHLLLAGLPIPAIAYLVFPLLAAVTTLVQSRMLQMPPPPNPTDQELQTQQMQRTMVWLSPLMIGYFALNVPAGLGLYWFIGNCVSIIQQGFVVGWGNLLPARLRPAPAGADLGPGAGPKRAGEGPRSGPRHGPKDEPRNGSKPRRPKR
- a CDS encoding insulinase family protein is translated as MASSHRVHVLQGGARLITATMPERLSASVVLMFGGGSRLEDERLAGVSHFIEHLYFKGTRRRPTSKEIADAIEGIGGFINASTDKELTAYWTRVPSEHMDLGLDVLFDIVSNSKLEEADVERERMVILEELKMYQDQPQDYVQNLFEELVWPGHPLGRDIAGTVESVSRLTRDDILEYADAHYRLPNLVIGAAGALDEVETLSVVRPRLTLAPHADGMLPALAPGSLDGAHVLVRRKRTEQAHICLGVRAFSYLHPDRYALDLLNTILGEGMSSRLFLNIRERLGLAYDVHSFTQKHRDTGYLGVYLGVDPKKAAEAVNAVIAELAGCCDREATLEELERAKEFTKGRLRLELETTNGVAFWLTYQELLINEIRTVEEELALVDAVTAEDVKRVANEVLRSPVQMAVIGPFVRDVDFRTAIGA